A window of Panicum virgatum strain AP13 chromosome 8K, P.virgatum_v5, whole genome shotgun sequence contains these coding sequences:
- the LOC120644406 gene encoding pentatricopeptide repeat-containing protein At2g13420, mitochondrial-like, whose protein sequence is MPPHHIPAAGGSAACAAAVRLLCTSTVPAETASLPHLLALPPVTPSPAADELARLLLAHHNPFHPAESSLQLLSGGGVSFSGDLLVQLLLRLRGASKLALSLLHSTRLHPSFAPTRPPADAYDAVVDALGRARQFDAAWRVVVDATADGAASPRTFAVLARRLVAAGMTRQAIRAFDDMEAFVGREPDAVEFATLLDTLCKYKYPKVATEIFNKRKYKYEPNEKMYTILIYGWCKVNRSDMAQKFLKDMIDHGIEPNIVTYNILLNSTCRHASLHPDNRFDRTVHAAEDLLKEMRDKQIEPDVTSYSIILHVYSRAHKPELCLCMFRSMKERGICPTVATYTSVIKCLASCGRLEDAETLLDEMVAEGVCPSPATYNCFFKEYRGRKDVSRALQLYNKMKAAGSPTAPDIHTYNILLGMFIKLDRHGSVMEIWSDMCESTVGPDLDSYTLLIHGFCDRQKWREACQFFMEMIEKGFLPQKITFEMLYRGLIQADMLRTWRRLKRRVDEEAAKFGDEFKLYHIKPYKR, encoded by the exons atGCCGCCGCATCatatccccgccgccggcggatccgccgcgtgcgccgccgccgtccgcctcctctgCACCTCCACGGTCCCTGCCGAGACCGCCTCCCTTCCCCACCTCCTCGCGCTCCCGCCCGTCACCCCGTCCCCtgccgccgacgagctcgcGCGCCTGCTCCTGGCGCACCACAACCCCTTCCATCCGGCCGAATCCTCGCTCCAGCTGCTCTCTGGCGGCGGCGTCTCCTTCTCGGGGGACCTCCTCGtccagctcctcctccgcctccgcggcgcCTCCAAGCTCGCGCTCTCGCTCCTCCACTCCACGCGCCTCCACCCGTCCTTCGCCCCCACGCGGCCACCCGCCGACGCCTACGACGCCGTCGTCGACGCGCTCGGCCGCGCGCGCCAGTTCGACGCCGCGTGGCGGGTCGTCGTCGACGCCACAGCCGACGGCGCCGCCTCGCCACGCACGTTCGCGGTGCTGGCGCGGAGGCTCGTCGCCGCGGGCATGACGCGGCAGGCCATCCGGGCGTTCGACGACATGGAGGCGTTCGTCGGGAGGGAGCCCGACGCCGTCGAGTTCGCCACGCTGCTCGACACGCTCTGCAAGTACAAGTACCCCAAG GTTGCTACAGAGATATTTAATAAAAGGAAATACAAGTACGAGCCAAATGAAAAGATGTACACTATTTTAATTTACGGATGGTGCAAGGTAAATCGGAGTGACATGGCTCAGAAGTTCCTAAAAGACATGATTGACCATGGAATAGAACCAAACATAGTCACATACAACATTCTCCTGAATAGTACCTGCAGGCATGCAAGTTTGCACCCTGATAACCGATTTGATAGAACAGTTCATGCAGCTGAGGATCTGTTGAAGGAGATGCGTGACAAGCAAATTGAACCGGACGTGACCAGCTACTCAATCATCTTGCATGTTTACAGTCGTGCACATAAACCTGAGTTGTGTCTCTGTATGTTCCGCTCGATGAAAGAGAGAGGCATTTGCCCCACAGTAGCAACCTACACTTCTGTGATCAAGTGCCTTGCCTCCTGTGGGAGATTGGAAGATGCTGAGACCTTGCTTGATGAGATGGTTGCAGAGGGAGTATGTCCATCTCCAGCTACCTACAATTGTTTCTTCAAGGAGTATCGGGGGAGAAAGGATGTGAGTCGTGCCCTACAATTGTACAATAAGATGAAGGCAGCTGGTTCACCAACAGCACCTGATATTCACACATACAACATTCTGCTAGGAATGTTCATCAAACTGGACCGACATGGATCTGTTATGGAAATTTGGAGCGATATGTGTGAGAGTACAGTGGGTCCTGATCTTGATTCGTACACCTTGCTGATCCATGGTTTTTGTGACCGCCAGAAATGGAGGGAGGCATGCCAGTTCTTCATGGAAATGATAGAGAAAGGTTTTCTCCCCCAGAAGATCACCTTTGAAATGCTGTATCGTGGACTGATACAGGCAGATATGCTGAGGACCTGGAGAAGGCTGAAGCGCAGGGTTGATGAAGAAGCAGCAAAATTTGGTGATGAGTTCAAACTTTATCACATCAAGCCTTACAAGAGGTGA
- the LOC120644405 gene encoding uncharacterized protein LOC120644405, with protein sequence MASRRFFAYDPYDYYYTTPYHYPYPYYHHQQATPARRGSGFFPVAADAEPAAVRRAAVDVDPAPRARSVSIPVHFVGSDPEALPEREEAGLRAEPGARVAAAPAVVPANVKRAPSVEEAAVRVQAAARGFLARRSVRSVREVEREAEDVGRKVAREAEALRGDARARIAVGESLMRLLLRLDAVRGAREYRRRVARRVLALQDAVDALEPKAATALAPEEMTEAGDDTAAAEIAEESVVVPRLPDAADHVAEKESKAAAETTDGMEVDGEVASGELEKNREEAEPAPRNANLLDVDDKPDDDSDAEGGEWEMVADEPAPPHEAPTQQEAAAGKETSAAGPDAKRLMEMVAALCERSAQPCAVMGALAERVDALERAVRRVEDAERRRRRAKKLRKDGKGSNRSKCYSDGGLTDEARH encoded by the exons ATGGCGTCCCGCCGGTTCTTCGCCTACGACCCCTACGACTACTACTACACCACCCCGTACCACTACCCCTACCCGTACTACCACCACCAGCAGGCCACCCCAGCCCGCAGAGGCAGCGGCTTCTTCCCGGTCGCCGCGGACGCCGAACCCGCGGCGGTGAGGAGGGCGGCCGTGGACGTGGACCCTGCGCCCAGGGCGAGGTCGGTCTCGATCCCCGTCCATTTCGTCGGGTCAGATCCGGAGGCGCtgccggagagggaggaggcggggctGCGCGCGGAGCCGGGGGCCAGGGTGGCGGCCGCTCCGGCGGTCGTGCCTGCGAATGTGAAGCGGGCGCCGTCGGTGGAGGAGGCCGCGGTGCgggtgcaggcggcggcgcgcgggttcCTGGCGAGGCGGTCGGTGCGGTCGGTGCGCGAGGTGGAGCGGGAGGCCGAGGACGTCGGGCGGAAGGTCgcgcgcgaggcggaggcgctgcGCGGGGACGCGAGGGCGCGGATCGCCGTCGGGGAGTCGCTGAtgaggctgctgctgcggctcgACGCGgtgcgcggcgcgcgggagTACCGGCGGAGGGTCGCCAGGCGGGTGCTCGCGCTGcaggacgccgtcgacgccctcgAGCccaaggcggcgacggcgctggcGCCGGAGGAGATGACCGAGGCCGGGGACGACACCGCGGCTGCTGAAATTGCGGAGGAGAGCGTCGTGGTCCCGAGGCTGCCGGATGCCGCGGACCACGTAGCTGAGAAGGAATCGAAGGCGGCGGCTGAGACGACCGACGGGATGGAGGTGGATGGAGAAGTCGCCAGCGGCGAGCTGGAGAAGAACAG AGAGGAGGCGGAACCGGCTCCGCGCAACGCCAATCTTCTTGATGTCGACGACAAGCCGGATGATGATTCGGACGCGGAGGGCGGCGAATGGGAGATGGTGGCCGacgagccggcgccgccgcacgaAGCGCCGACGCAACaagaagcggcggcggggaaggagacctccgccgccggcccggaCGCGAAGAGGCTGAtggagatggtggcggcgctgtgcgAGCGGAGCGCGCAGCCGTGCGCGGTGATGGGGGCGCTGGCGGAGCGCGTGGACGCGCTGGAGCGCGCCGTGCGGCGTGTGGAggacgccgagcgccgccggcggcgagccaagAAGCTCAGGAAGGATGGCAAAGGGAGCAACCGGAGCAAGTGCTACTCCGACGGAGGATTGACTGATGAAGCACGCCATTGA